The Candidatus Hydrogenedentota bacterium sequence CCACACTCGGTGAACACGCGTATGAGCTCCGTGCCATCCTTGCGCTTATGCTGGTTCAAGCAGACCGCCTGATGGCGGCCATTCTTCAGCGTCACCTGGACCACGAACCCTTTGCCGTGCGGAGCGACCACGCGCTCGCCTTCTTTGGCGCAGGCCTTGGCCAATTCTTCGAGCGTGTATTGCTTGACCTGCGGCGAGGGCGGCACGCCCGCCAGGAAGGCGCTTGCCTCGCCAAGAGCCAGGTCGACCACGCGGCGCACGTCCACGTCCATCTCGTCGGCATGCTCGTGCAGTACCTCGAGGGCGAAGCACGCAATTCTTCCCAGCTCTTGCGCGGCATCGCGCCGCACCACCCACCCCGCCTGGGCATCACGAAGTTGTCTGGCAAGTTTTTCCAGTTCTTCCGACACAGCCGTTCCCTCCCAATTGAGACCTCTATCTTATCAAAGGACGCCCGGGAGCGCTACCAGAACGCTCTTGAATCGAAATTGGGGACGCGCAGCCGCGCCGGGGAGGGCGATTTGTACAGGTCCCCAGTTGCCAGGTGCGCATATTGCCCGTGACAGAGGATGGGCGGCAATGGTACCGTATCGTGCTTGGCATCCGGACTCCACGGGGAGCATTCAGCGGGCAGGTCATAGGAATAGAATCCCGGCCTGCGTTATTCATATCAAACACAATAGCCGCCGTTTTGGCGGCGGAAATGCATACTAGAACTGGACATCATGGAACGCTCACATCGATACGAAGGACTCATCGAGGTCAGCAGGATGGCGGTCCCTATCGTGTTCGGGCAGCTTTCGTATGTCTTGATGCAGTTCGCCGACCAAGTCATGGTTTCCCGGCTTGGAACCGAGCAGTTGGCCGCCACGGCTCCGGCGGGATTGTGGTTCTTTATTTTCTCCACGTTTTTCCTTGGAATATCAGGGTGCGTGTCGACGTTTGCCGCGCAGAGCCTCGGGCGGGGCGAAAAGGAACAAGGCGCGAGCTACGCATGGCAGGGGGTGTATATCGGTTTGGCCGGCGGCGTTTTCGGCATGGCCGTATGGCCGTTTGCCGACGACCTGTTCGGTCTGATGGGCCACACGCCGGAGGTCACCCGGCTCGAGGTCCAGTATTTCCAGATCCGGATGGCCGGATTCGTGTTCATGTGTTGGCCGGCAGCGCTGACGTCGTTCTTCCAGGCGGTGAACCGTCCCAGTGTGCCGATGTACGCGGCCTGGTTCGCCAACGGCATCAACTTGGTTCTCAACTACCTCCTCATCTATGGCAAGTTCGGATTTCCGCGGATGGAAGTGGCGGGGGCGGCATGGGCCACGGTAATCGCCATGGGCGTGCAGACCGTGATACTGCAAGCGTTGTTTCTGTCGAAGTCGCTGGACCGGGAATTCCAGACGCGGTCGCGGTACGTTTTCAACTGGCAGAAGGTGCGTGAGCTGGTGCGTATAGGGTGGCCCGCGGGCTTGAGTTTCTTCCTTGATGTTTTCAATTGGGGTGTGTTCACCAGCCTTCTCGTGGGACGTTGTGGAGAAGTTCAAATGGCGGCGCACAATGTGGCCATCAATTTCCTGCATCTCGCGTTTATGCCCGCGGTCGGGCTGAATCACGCCGTCGCCCCCATCGTGGGACAATGGATTGGCCGGGGCAACATCCCCATGGCCAAGACCCGCACGCATACGGCGATCAAGATTGCCATCTGCTACATGACGGCGGCGGGACTGTGTTTCGCCATATTCGCCAAGCCCCTGACCCGCGTTTTTTTCAGCACGGACCCGCAGGTTGTCGAGATTGCAGCGGTGATCCTGATTCTGGCCGCGTGTTACCAGGCCTTTGACGCGGTCAACATCGTCGTATTGGGCGCGTTGCGGGGCGCGGGCGATACGCGCTGGGTGATGTGGGTGATGTCCTTGGCGTCGTATTGCGTGTTTCTGCCTCTTGCGGCGTTTCTGTGCATGGGCGAAGTGCCGGTATCGCGTATTCCGGGAATCCCGGCCGGTTGGGACCTCCCAGGACTGGGGTGGGAGGCGAAGGGGGCGTGGCTGGGCGCCACTATCTATACTATCGGGCTGAGCGGACTCCTTTTCTGGCGGTTTCACGGCGAACGGTGGCGCGACATCAAGATTTTCGAGAAAGACCGCGTATCCGTTCCCGAGTAGGCGCCGGCCACGGGCGGCCAGGCGTTGTAATCCCACGTTGCTGCAACAGTTTGCGCTGTTGGTCCGAAATATGCTAAACTCCGCCGATTCCAAATTCACAGGGGTTCCCTATCCCCGGATAGGCATGGACAGGGTGCCCGGTTATGAGACCGGGTCAGCCATCAAGAACCCCGAGGCGCAACCCGAAAGGAGTACGGACGATGACAGCCGTCACCATGAAGAACCTTCTCGAGGCCGGTATCCACTTCGGCCACCAAACACGCCGTTGGAACCCGAAGATGAAGAAGTATATCTTCGGCGCGCGCAACGGTATCTACATCATCGATTTGCAGAAGACCTTGCGCCAACTCAACCGGGCCCGGTCGTTCGTTCGTGAAGCCGTTGCCGCTGGCGGCCACGTGCTGTTCGTGGGCACGAAGCGCCAGGCCCAGGAAATCATCCAGCGCGAAGCCGAGCGGTGCGGCATGTACTATGTCAATAACCGCTGGCTGGGCGGCACCCTCACCAACTACGAGACGATCCAGGTGAGCATCCGCAATCTCCAGAAACTCGAAGACATGGAATCCAGCGGGGAACTGGAGAAGTTCAGCAAGAAAGAGGCGGCGCGCATGCGTAAGCAAAAGGCGCGCCTCGCGAAGTATCTCGATGGCATCAAGAACATGCCCGGCGTTCCGCAAGTCATGTTCGTCATCGACACGCGTCGCGAGGATATCGCCGTGAATGAAGCCCGGCGTCTGAATATCCCCTGCATCGGCATTGTTGACACAAACTCGGATCCGGACGTGGTGTCTTTCCCGATTCCGGGCAACGACGACGCTATCCGCGCCGTCGGCTTGTTCTGCTCGGTCATCGCTGACGCGGTGATCGAGGGTAAAGCCGAGAGCGAAAAATACGTCGTGCCCAAGGCGGCCCCGGCCAAAGCCGCCATGCATACTCCGGAGGCGGAACAAGAGGAACTCGAGGAAAAAGCCGCCGGTGGCGAGGACGAAGACGCTGAAGAAGAATCGGAATTCCAAGAGTACGACGAAGAGCATGAATAGCCAGAGAGGACCCTTGAAACCTCTGCGCGGCGCTCAGACAGCATAAAGGAGAATAGTGGACGATGGGAGTAACGGCAAAAGACGTGAAGGAACTGCGCGAAGCAACCGGCGCCGGCATGATGGACTGCAAGAAAGCGCTTCAGGAGTGTGACGGCGATTTCGATAAGGCGGCAAACTGGCTTCGGGAGAAGGGTATTGCCTCCGCGGCGAAACGGCAGGATCGCGAAGCAAAAGAGGGCTCGGTAGCCTCCTATATTCACATGGGCGGCAAGATCGGCGTGCTGGTCGAGGTGAATTGCGAAACGGACTTCGTGGCGCGCGGCGAACTCTTCCAGGAGTTCTGCAAGAACGTGTGCCTGCAGATCTGCTCGACCGCCCCGCGGTGGGTGCGCCGCGACGAGGCCACCCCCGAGGAAATCGAGGCGGAAAAGGCGATTTACGCGGTGCAGGCCAAGGAATCCGGCCGGCCGGAGACTGTGCAGCAGAAAATCGTCGAGGGCAAGCTCAACAAGTGGTTGAAAGAGAACAGCCTGCTTGACCAGGAATTCGTCAAGAATCCCGATGTGACGATCGAGGAATTGATGAAGGAATTGAGCGGCAAGATCGGCGAAAAGATCGACATTCGGCGATTCGCCCGGTTTCAACTGGGTGAAGCTATCGATGGCAGGAAGCCGGCTGGGGATGAGGAGTAAGGCGCGTGCCTGACCCGGCCTACAAACGCGTGTTGTTGAAACTGAGCGGCCAGGCGCTCGAGCCCAGCCGCGGGGTGGGCATTGATTTCAAAACCATCGGCCTGTTTTGCGATGAGATCGCCGAGGCGCACGCGCTCGGCGTCGAGTTGGGACTGGTCGTTGGCGGCGGAAACATCTACCGCGGCGCGCAAGGCGTGGCGCAGGGGCCCGACCGCCCGACGGGCGACTACATGGGCATGCTGGCCACGGTCATCAACGCCCTGGCCATCCAGGCGATGCTCGAGAACAAAGGCGTGACGACACGCGTCATGACGGCGATCGAGATGCGCGGAGTCGCGGAACCCTATATCCGGCGCCGGGCGTTGCGGCACCTCGAGAAAGGCCGCGTGGTAATCTTCGGCGCGGGCACGGGCAATCCTTTTTTCACTACGGATACGGCTGCGGCGCTTCGCGCCAGCGAGATCAGCGCGGAAATCCTCTTCAAAGCGACCAAGGTGGACGGGGTGTACGATGCGGACCCGGTAAAGAACCCTTCGGCAACGTTGTACCGGGAACTGTCGTATACGGAAGCGCTCGCGCGCAATCTCCGCGTCATGGATGCGACAGCCATCTCGCTGTGCCGCGAGAACAAGCTTCCCATACTGGTTTTCAATCTGACCAGGCCGGGCAGTATCATGAAAGCGCTCCAGGGCGAACGCATAGGCACGCTGGTGAAAGGAGATTGACACATGTCACACGAACTCGAGAAAGAAGCCCAAAGCAAGATGGAAAAAAGCGCGGAGGCGTTCGCGCACGAACTCTCTACCATTCGGACGGGCCGCGCATCCGTCGCGCTGTTGGACTCCATCGAGGTCGAGGCATACGGCACCAGGATGAAACTGAACCAGATGGCCAACGTAGCGGCTCCTGAACCCCGCCTGCTGCTGATAACTCCGTGGGACAAGTCGCAGGTGGGAGCGATTGAGAAAGCGATCCTGGCGTCGCCCCTGAATCTGACGCCCAGCAACGACGGCCACGTGATCCGCATTCCCATCCCGCAACTTACCGAAGAGCGCCGAAAAGACCTGGTGAAACTGGTGGGCAAACTGGCGGAAGAAGCCCGGATCGCCGTGCGCAATGTGCGGCGCTACGTGATCGACGAGGTCAAGAAGCGCCAGAAAGACGGCGATATCCCCGAAGACGACGCGCACAAGCTGACCGAGCAGCTGCAGAAAGTCACCGATCATCATATCGAGAAAATTGACGAGATGCTCAAGGCCAAAGAGGCCGAGATCATGGAAGTATAGGCTCATGACCCGCCACCCCAACTGAACGAATCTTTGCCGCGGAGAGTTGGGCTGTCTCTGACTCTCCGCGGCTTTGTTTTGGCCGGGACCCGGCCAGCGGCGGACAGGCAAGAAGACTTGGGTGTGAAATGCGCGACCTGGACATGACACGGCTGCCCCAGCATATCGCCATCATCATGGACGGCAACGGGCGGTGGGCTGAGAAGCATGGCGTGTCCCTTGCGGAAGGGCATGAGGCCGGCGCCAAGAGCGTGCGCGCGGCCATCAAGGCTTGCCGCGAACTCCACCGCGTGAAAGTGTTGTCGCTGTATGCCTTTTCGACGGAGAACTGGCGCCGGTCGCGGGTCGAGGTCAATGCATTGTTCCGGTTGCTGAGCAAGTACGTTCGCCTGGAACTGGAGAACATTCACAAGGAAGATATCCGGGTAACGATCATGGGCCGGCGCGAAGGCCTCTCGGAGCGCGTTGTGGCGGACCTCGATCACTGCGAGCAACTCACGCGCCACAACAAATCCATGACGGTCAACGTCGCCGTCAACTACGGGGGGCGCGGGGAGATCGCGGATACGGCGCGCCGGCTGGCCGTTGATGCCGCAACGGGCGCGTTACGGACGGAAGACATCGACGAGGATGCTTTTTCGCGGCGGCTGTACGTCCCCGGCCTTCCGGACGTCGACCTGCTGATTCGCACGAGCGGCGAGATGCGGTTGAGCAACTTCATGCTGTGGCAGGTGTCCTACGCGGAGATTGTATCCCTCGGCGTGTTGTGGCCGGATTTCAGGAAACGGCATCTCCTCGACGCCATCGCGCGCTACCAGCGGCGCCAGCGCCGGTTCGGAGGACGCTGAACGATGGCGAAAGGAAGCAAGCTGCTGGCGCGGAGTGTGACCGGTCTCGTTGCGTTGGCCATATTCATGACGCTCATCTGGACGCCCGGCTTGAGGCTGCTGCTCACGCTGTTCATCGGGGCACTGAGCGCAGTCGGCCTTTTCGAATACTACGCTATGGTGCGCGCGCGAAAGATCTCTCCGGAGACCATCGGCGGCATGCTCGCAGGCACCTGCGTGGCCATGAGCGGCCATTTCGGCGACGCCGTAACGACCAACTTTGCTCTGTTTGGCGGCTGCGTGCTGGTTTCGGCGCTGCACATCGTTCGCGGCTGCCATTCGGTGGCCGGCCTGTCGAGTTCGGTGTTTGGCGTGTTCTACATCGGGTGGTTCGGCGCGCATGTTCCAATGATGCAAAGCCTGCCCGGCGTCGGGCCCGGCCTGGTAACGACGCTGTTTGTGGCCGTGATTCTGACGGATACGGCCGCGTTCTTCGTGGGGTCGTCCATTGGAAAGCACAAGATGGCTCCGAAGGTGAGTCCGAACAAGACATGGGAGGGCGCATTCGGGGGATTGTTTTGCGCCGTGGCAGGCACGGCGGCGCTCTGGTATCTGAGGGAGCGCGCGGGCATGACCGCCCTGCCGGATTGGTCTCTGTGGCGATACACGCACGCGGGAATCCTGGTCTCGATCGTCGCCCAGATTGGCGACCTGACGGAATCGTGTATCAAACGCGACGCCGGCGTGAAGGATTCGGGCAACTTCTTTCCGGGGCACGGCGGAGTGCTGGACCGCACCGACGGTTTTCTGTTCGCGGCCCCGGTTCTATATTATCTCGTAACGCCGTTCTGTGCAGGCTGACGGGCCCGAGGACAGCGGCGATTGGTGAAGGAAACACGGAATGTACGAAGAAGAAGCGCAACTACTGGCGGAGTATTCAGAGCGTTTGCAGGAGCTTCGCAAGTGTCTCCATGTCGATGCGACAAAGGCCACGATTGCACAGCTCCAGAACGAGATGGCCAAGCCGGGGTTCTGGGACGAGCCTGAGAAGGCCCAGAAGCTCCTCCAGCAGCTCAAGAGCCACAAGTCCATCGTCGAGGCCCCCGACGCGCTCCGGCGCGAACTGGACGACGCCCTGGTGCTGGTCGAACTGGGCCAGGCCGAGGGGGATCCTTCCATAAGCGGCGAGATCGCGCAGCTCGCCCAGGACCTGTCGAAAAAGCTCGAGCAGCTCGAGTTGACCAGTCTTTTCATGGATCCCCGCGATTCGAGACCCGCCCTGGTTAACATCCATCCCGGCGCGGGCGGAACCGAATCGTGCGATTGGGCTTCGATGCTCTACCGCATGATCATTCGATATTGCGAGCGTCAGGAATTCGATGTGGAACTTGCCGACTACATCCCCGGCGACGAGGCCGGGCTTAAGAGCGCCACCCTGCGGGTCGAAGGGCCTTTCGCATACGGCAAACTCAAATCGGAAGAAGGCGTGCACCGGCTGGTGCGTATCTCGCCCTTCGACGCCAACAGCCGCCGGCACACGTCGTTCGCGGCCATCGAGATCGTGCCCGAGTTTGAGGACGATGCCCCCATCGAGATCAAGGAAGAAGACCTGAAAATGGACGTATTCAAGTCGAGCGGTCCCGGCGGGCAGAAAGTGAACAAGACAAGTTCGGCAGTACGCCTGACCCATCTGCCGACGGGGCTCGTGGTGGCGTGCCAGATCGAGCGTTCCCAGCACCGCAACCGCGAAACGGCCCTCCAGATGTTGAAAGCAAAACTATACGACATCGAATTGAAGAAAAAGGAAGAGGAGGCAATGGCGCACCGCGAAGATCAGCAGGACGTCGCCTGGGGAAGCCAGATCCGGAGCTACGTACTGCATCCCTACCAGATGGTGAAAGACCACCGCACCGACGTCCAGATCGGAAACATCGACGCCGTGCTGGACGGAGACCTCGACGAACTGGTGGAGGCGTTTCTCAAGTGGAACCTGAAACGCCACAGAAGCAATTAGGAGACGAACGGGAGACGTCAGGAGCCCATCCGGAAAATGACAGCAGGGCGCTCCGAAAACCGCCGTAACAGGGAACAGGACATGACCGAGGAACATCACTCGAC is a genomic window containing:
- the frr gene encoding ribosome recycling factor; this translates as MSHELEKEAQSKMEKSAEAFAHELSTIRTGRASVALLDSIEVEAYGTRMKLNQMANVAAPEPRLLLITPWDKSQVGAIEKAILASPLNLTPSNDGHVIRIPIPQLTEERRKDLVKLVGKLAEEARIAVRNVRRYVIDEVKKRQKDGDIPEDDAHKLTEQLQKVTDHHIEKIDEMLKAKEAEIMEV
- a CDS encoding phosphatidate cytidylyltransferase produces the protein MAKGSKLLARSVTGLVALAIFMTLIWTPGLRLLLTLFIGALSAVGLFEYYAMVRARKISPETIGGMLAGTCVAMSGHFGDAVTTNFALFGGCVLVSALHIVRGCHSVAGLSSSVFGVFYIGWFGAHVPMMQSLPGVGPGLVTTLFVAVILTDTAAFFVGSSIGKHKMAPKVSPNKTWEGAFGGLFCAVAGTAALWYLRERAGMTALPDWSLWRYTHAGILVSIVAQIGDLTESCIKRDAGVKDSGNFFPGHGGVLDRTDGFLFAAPVLYYLVTPFCAG
- a CDS encoding MATE family efflux transporter — protein: MERSHRYEGLIEVSRMAVPIVFGQLSYVLMQFADQVMVSRLGTEQLAATAPAGLWFFIFSTFFLGISGCVSTFAAQSLGRGEKEQGASYAWQGVYIGLAGGVFGMAVWPFADDLFGLMGHTPEVTRLEVQYFQIRMAGFVFMCWPAALTSFFQAVNRPSVPMYAAWFANGINLVLNYLLIYGKFGFPRMEVAGAAWATVIAMGVQTVILQALFLSKSLDREFQTRSRYVFNWQKVRELVRIGWPAGLSFFLDVFNWGVFTSLLVGRCGEVQMAAHNVAINFLHLAFMPAVGLNHAVAPIVGQWIGRGNIPMAKTRTHTAIKIAICYMTAAGLCFAIFAKPLTRVFFSTDPQVVEIAAVILILAACYQAFDAVNIVVLGALRGAGDTRWVMWVMSLASYCVFLPLAAFLCMGEVPVSRIPGIPAGWDLPGLGWEAKGAWLGATIYTIGLSGLLFWRFHGERWRDIKIFEKDRVSVPE
- the rpsB gene encoding 30S ribosomal protein S2; this translates as MTAVTMKNLLEAGIHFGHQTRRWNPKMKKYIFGARNGIYIIDLQKTLRQLNRARSFVREAVAAGGHVLFVGTKRQAQEIIQREAERCGMYYVNNRWLGGTLTNYETIQVSIRNLQKLEDMESSGELEKFSKKEAARMRKQKARLAKYLDGIKNMPGVPQVMFVIDTRREDIAVNEARRLNIPCIGIVDTNSDPDVVSFPIPGNDDAIRAVGLFCSVIADAVIEGKAESEKYVVPKAAPAKAAMHTPEAEQEELEEKAAGGEDEDAEEESEFQEYDEEHE
- the uppS gene encoding polyprenyl diphosphate synthase, giving the protein MRDLDMTRLPQHIAIIMDGNGRWAEKHGVSLAEGHEAGAKSVRAAIKACRELHRVKVLSLYAFSTENWRRSRVEVNALFRLLSKYVRLELENIHKEDIRVTIMGRREGLSERVVADLDHCEQLTRHNKSMTVNVAVNYGGRGEIADTARRLAVDAATGALRTEDIDEDAFSRRLYVPGLPDVDLLIRTSGEMRLSNFMLWQVSYAEIVSLGVLWPDFRKRHLLDAIARYQRRQRRFGGR
- the prfB gene encoding peptide chain release factor 2, with the protein product MYEEEAQLLAEYSERLQELRKCLHVDATKATIAQLQNEMAKPGFWDEPEKAQKLLQQLKSHKSIVEAPDALRRELDDALVLVELGQAEGDPSISGEIAQLAQDLSKKLEQLELTSLFMDPRDSRPALVNIHPGAGGTESCDWASMLYRMIIRYCERQEFDVELADYIPGDEAGLKSATLRVEGPFAYGKLKSEEGVHRLVRISPFDANSRRHTSFAAIEIVPEFEDDAPIEIKEEDLKMDVFKSSGPGGQKVNKTSSAVRLTHLPTGLVVACQIERSQHRNRETALQMLKAKLYDIELKKKEEEAMAHREDQQDVAWGSQIRSYVLHPYQMVKDHRTDVQIGNIDAVLDGDLDELVEAFLKWNLKRHRSN
- the tsf gene encoding translation elongation factor Ts, producing the protein MGVTAKDVKELREATGAGMMDCKKALQECDGDFDKAANWLREKGIASAAKRQDREAKEGSVASYIHMGGKIGVLVEVNCETDFVARGELFQEFCKNVCLQICSTAPRWVRRDEATPEEIEAEKAIYAVQAKESGRPETVQQKIVEGKLNKWLKENSLLDQEFVKNPDVTIEELMKELSGKIGEKIDIRRFARFQLGEAIDGRKPAGDEE
- the pyrH gene encoding UMP kinase, with translation MPDPAYKRVLLKLSGQALEPSRGVGIDFKTIGLFCDEIAEAHALGVELGLVVGGGNIYRGAQGVAQGPDRPTGDYMGMLATVINALAIQAMLENKGVTTRVMTAIEMRGVAEPYIRRRALRHLEKGRVVIFGAGTGNPFFTTDTAAALRASEISAEILFKATKVDGVYDADPVKNPSATLYRELSYTEALARNLRVMDATAISLCRENKLPILVFNLTRPGSIMKALQGERIGTLVKGD